In Deltaproteobacteria bacterium, the following proteins share a genomic window:
- a CDS encoding TRAP transporter large permease subunit: AIPFGPYGKIITILGFVFFLGFFLDWIEITLIILPLLAPVIKTLGLEIDGYGVISEPVLVWFVMLIAVCLQTSFLTPPVGFSLFYLQGVCPPEVKLTDIYRGVVPFIILQLIGLALTLLFPELVLWLPAKAYGY, translated from the coding sequence CGCCATCCCCTTCGGTCCTTACGGTAAGATCATAACCATCCTCGGATTCGTCTTCTTCCTCGGCTTCTTCCTGGACTGGATCGAGATCACCCTCATCATCCTGCCCCTCCTGGCGCCGGTCATCAAGACCCTCGGCCTCGAGATCGACGGCTACGGCGTCATCTCCGAGCCGGTTCTGGTCTGGTTCGTCATGCTGATCGCCGTCTGTCTCCAGACCTCTTTCCTGACGCCGCCCGTCGGCTTCTCGCTTTTCTATCTCCAGGGGGTCTGTCCGCCGGAGGTCAAGCTTACCGATATCTACCGGGGGGTAGTCCCTTTCATCATCCTGCAGCTTATTGGACTGGCCTTGACCCTCCTGTTCCCGGAGCTGGTGCTCTGGCTGCCGGCCAAGGCCTATGGGTATTAG